One Limimonas halophila genomic window carries:
- a CDS encoding D-amino-acid transaminase — translation MPRYAYVNGRFAPHKQAAVHIEDRGYQFADGVYEVIPVHRGRVVDEALHLDRLEYSLGELSIAMPVSRASMRLIAHELMRRNALTNGFLYMQVTRGVAPRSHPFPKPAPRPALVMTTRQLPVPSEEAIERGISVVSTPDQRWARCDIKSISLLPNVLAKELAASQGCAEAFQIDDEGYVTEAAASNAWIVTHEGTVVTRQLDTDILSGITRLSLQRVIEDLGYRLEIRPFTLDEAYTAREAFITASTQYVMPVTRIDERIIGNGRAGILTTALRQAYTQHVVEQGEGADRFAAS, via the coding sequence ATGCCGCGCTACGCCTATGTGAACGGCCGCTTCGCGCCGCACAAGCAGGCCGCGGTCCACATCGAGGATCGCGGGTATCAGTTCGCCGACGGCGTTTACGAGGTCATCCCCGTCCACCGCGGCCGGGTGGTGGACGAAGCGCTGCATCTGGACCGGCTGGAATACTCGCTGGGCGAACTCAGCATCGCCATGCCGGTGAGCCGCGCGTCCATGCGCCTGATCGCGCACGAGCTCATGCGGCGCAACGCGCTGACCAACGGCTTCCTGTACATGCAGGTCACGCGCGGCGTGGCGCCCCGCTCGCACCCCTTCCCGAAGCCCGCCCCGCGGCCGGCGCTGGTGATGACGACGCGCCAACTCCCGGTGCCGAGCGAGGAAGCCATCGAGCGCGGGATCTCGGTCGTGTCCACGCCGGATCAGCGGTGGGCGCGCTGCGACATCAAGTCGATCTCGCTGCTGCCCAACGTGCTGGCCAAGGAACTGGCGGCGAGCCAGGGGTGCGCCGAGGCGTTCCAGATCGACGACGAGGGCTACGTCACCGAGGCGGCGGCCTCGAACGCCTGGATCGTCACGCACGAGGGCACGGTGGTGACGCGCCAGCTGGACACCGACATTCTGAGCGGCATCACGCGGCTGTCGCTCCAGCGGGTGATCGAGGACTTGGGCTACCGCCTGGAAATCCGGCCGTTCACGCTGGATGAGGCCTACACCGCGCGCGAGGCCTTCATCACCGCCAGCACGCAGTACGTCATGCCCGTGACCCGGATCGACGAGCGGATCATCGGCAACGGCCGCGCCGGCATCCTGACCACCGCGCTGCGGCAAGCTTACACCCAGCACGTGGTCGAGCAGGGCGAGGGTGCGGACCGCTTTGCCGCGAGTTGA
- a CDS encoding HAD family hydrolase, producing MPRVDPPLPRAVIFDWDNTLVDSWVILHRALCATLTAMGREPWSMAETQARLRHSVRDGFPALFGERADEAEAVFYEAFEAEAEAGLEPLPGAGALLAALTERGIAAGVLSNKRGEHLRREVGWLGWDTHFTRVVGAGDAARDKPAIEAVRAAIPDDGGPDATVWLAGDTDIDLQAGRVAGCTPVLVRAEPPGADEFADAPPELYFDGCEAMRRWLDDAPIWPERA from the coding sequence TTGCCGCGAGTTGATCCCCCGCTGCCGCGCGCGGTCATCTTCGACTGGGACAACACCCTGGTCGACAGCTGGGTCATCCTGCATCGGGCCTTGTGCGCCACGCTCACGGCCATGGGGCGCGAGCCGTGGTCCATGGCGGAAACCCAGGCCCGTCTGCGCCATTCCGTGCGCGACGGCTTCCCGGCGCTGTTCGGCGAGCGTGCAGACGAGGCGGAAGCGGTCTTCTACGAGGCTTTCGAAGCCGAGGCGGAGGCGGGCCTTGAGCCGCTTCCGGGCGCGGGCGCGCTGCTGGCGGCGCTCACCGAGCGCGGCATCGCCGCCGGGGTGCTGAGCAACAAGCGCGGCGAGCACCTGCGCCGCGAGGTCGGCTGGCTGGGCTGGGACACGCACTTCACGCGCGTTGTTGGCGCCGGTGACGCGGCGCGCGACAAGCCCGCAATCGAAGCCGTGCGCGCGGCCATTCCGGATGACGGCGGGCCGGACGCCACCGTTTGGCTGGCCGGCGACACCGACATCGACCTTCAGGCCGGCCGGGTGGCCGGTTGCACCCCGGTGCTCGTGCGCGCCGAACCGCCGGGGGCGGACGAATTCGCTGACGCCCCGCCCGAGCTGTACTTCGACGGCTGCGAGGCGATGCGCCGGTGGCTGGACGATGCGCCCATTTGGCCCGAACGGGCTTGA
- the hfq gene encoding RNA chaperone Hfq — protein MAAEKSQNVQDVFLNHIRKHKVPVTVFLVNGVKLQGIVTWFDNFSVLLRRDQYSQLVYKHAISTVMPSQPIQLWETQKEEAEA, from the coding sequence ATGGCGGCAGAAAAAAGTCAGAATGTTCAGGATGTGTTTCTCAACCACATCCGCAAGCACAAGGTTCCGGTCACGGTGTTTCTCGTGAACGGTGTCAAGCTTCAGGGTATCGTTACCTGGTTCGACAACTTCTCCGTGCTCCTCCGGCGGGACCAATATTCCCAGCTCGTGTACAAGCACGCGATCTCGACGGTGATGCCCTCCCAGCCGATCCAGCTCTGGGAAACGCAGAAGGAGGAGGCGGAAGCCTGA
- the hflX gene encoding GTPase HflX encodes MSENGSARSGFDFAVPGRTYSRRASNGRALVIHPDVRGRGPGRRSVEARVAEARGLAEAIDLTIVDAYAVRVDKPNAGMLFGRGAVERIAERVTDDEIGIAVVDGDLSPVQQRNLENAWGCKVIDRTGLILEIFGARARTKEGRLQVELASLTYQRSRLVRSWTHLERQRGGYGFMGGPGERQIEMDRRIIDDRIARLRHDLSEVRKTRDLHREQRREVPYPVVALVGYTNAGKSTLFNRLSAAHVPEHDMLFATLDPTMRAVRLPSGGQDVILSDTVGFISDLPTQLVAAFRATLEEVLEADVIVHVRDIAHPESEAQKADVEGVLRDLGVGEAVDAGLVEACNKIDLLAADDLATLRQQAARTETMVPCSAESGEGCEALLKAVEKHLTSHYRRLAVRVPLTDGAALAWLYKRGHVLDRRDDESHAHMRVSLDPADVSRFQERHAAHIAAEN; translated from the coding sequence GTGAGCGAGAACGGTTCCGCGCGCAGCGGCTTCGACTTCGCGGTCCCCGGCCGCACGTACAGCCGCCGGGCCAGCAACGGCCGCGCCCTGGTGATCCATCCGGACGTCCGGGGACGCGGTCCCGGCCGGCGGAGTGTCGAAGCCCGAGTGGCCGAAGCGCGCGGCCTCGCCGAAGCGATCGACCTGACGATCGTGGACGCCTACGCCGTGCGCGTGGACAAGCCGAACGCCGGGATGCTGTTCGGCCGCGGCGCGGTCGAGCGCATCGCCGAGCGCGTGACGGACGACGAGATCGGCATCGCCGTCGTCGACGGCGACCTCAGCCCCGTGCAGCAGCGCAACCTGGAAAACGCATGGGGCTGCAAGGTCATCGACCGTACCGGCCTGATCCTGGAAATCTTCGGCGCGCGCGCCCGCACCAAGGAAGGCCGCCTCCAGGTCGAGCTGGCCTCATTGACGTATCAGCGCTCGCGCCTCGTGCGCTCCTGGACCCACCTGGAGCGCCAGCGCGGCGGCTACGGCTTCATGGGCGGTCCCGGTGAGCGCCAGATCGAGATGGACCGGCGCATCATCGACGACCGCATCGCCCGGCTGCGCCACGACTTGAGCGAAGTGCGCAAGACGCGCGACCTGCACCGCGAACAGCGGCGCGAGGTGCCGTATCCCGTGGTCGCGCTCGTCGGCTACACCAACGCCGGCAAGTCGACGCTCTTCAACCGCCTGAGCGCGGCGCACGTGCCCGAACACGACATGCTGTTCGCCACGCTCGACCCGACGATGCGCGCCGTGCGCCTGCCCAGCGGCGGCCAGGACGTCATCCTCTCCGACACCGTCGGCTTCATCTCCGACCTGCCCACGCAGCTCGTCGCGGCTTTCCGCGCCACGCTGGAAGAGGTGCTGGAAGCCGACGTGATCGTCCACGTCCGCGACATCGCCCACCCCGAAAGCGAGGCGCAGAAAGCGGACGTCGAGGGCGTGCTGCGCGATCTGGGCGTGGGCGAGGCGGTCGACGCCGGCCTCGTGGAAGCCTGCAACAAGATCGACCTGTTGGCGGCCGACGACCTCGCCACGCTGCGCCAACAGGCCGCGCGCACCGAGACCATGGTGCCGTGCTCCGCCGAAAGCGGGGAGGGCTGCGAGGCGCTCCTCAAGGCGGTGGAAAAGCACCTGACGAGCCATTACCGCCGCCTGGCCGTGCGCGTGCCGCTGACCGACGGGGCGGCCTTGGCGTGGCTGTACAAGCGCGGCCACGTGCTCGACCGGCGTGACGACGAGAGCCACGCCCACATGCGGGTCAGCCTCGACCCGGCGGACGTGTCCCGCTTCCAAGAGCGCCACGCTGCCCACATCGCCGCCGAAAACTGA
- a CDS encoding co-chaperone GroES: MSIRPLQDRIAVEPIEEEDTTAGGIIIPDTAKEKPNQGKVLAVGPGRKSDSGERITLDIKEGDTVLYSKWAGTELTLDGKTVLVMRESDVMGVIE; encoded by the coding sequence ATGAGCATCAGGCCTCTCCAGGATCGGATCGCCGTCGAGCCGATCGAGGAAGAAGACACAACGGCCGGCGGGATCATCATTCCGGACACGGCGAAGGAAAAGCCCAATCAGGGGAAGGTTCTCGCCGTCGGGCCGGGCCGCAAGAGCGACAGCGGCGAGCGCATCACGCTCGACATCAAGGAAGGCGACACCGTGCTGTACAGCAAGTGGGCCGGCACGGAGCTCACGCTCGACGGCAAGACCGTCCTCGTGATGCGTGAGAGCGACGTCATGGGCGTCATCGAGTAA
- the groL gene encoding chaperonin GroEL (60 kDa chaperone family; promotes refolding of misfolded polypeptides especially under stressful conditions; forms two stacked rings of heptamers to form a barrel-shaped 14mer; ends can be capped by GroES; misfolded proteins enter the barrel where they are refolded when GroES binds) encodes MAAKDIRFSQDARQRMLRGVDTLADALKVTLGPKGRNVVLDKSFGSPRSTKDGVTVAKEVELQDKFENMGAQMVREVSSKTSDVAGDGTTTATILARAIVREGAKAVAAGMNPMDLKRGIDKAVEKVTEDIRSRSREVSTSEEISQIGTISANGDTEIGRMLSDAMEKVGKDGVITVEEGKSLETELDVVEGMQFDRGYLSPYFVTDSEKMLCELENPYILLHEKKMSSLQPVLPLLESVVQAGRPLLMIAEDVEGEALATLVVNKLRGGLKVAAVKAPGFGDRRKAMLEDIAILTGGQVVSDELGVKLENVTLDMLGEAKRVSISKDETTIVGGSGKKAEIEERSKQIRAQIEETSSDYDREKLQERLAKLAGGVAVIKVGGATEVEVKERKDRVDDAMHATRAAVEEGIVPGGGTALLYSTKALEGVTGENEDQTVGVDIVRRALQSPVRQIAENAGYDGSVIAGKLLEQDNKDYGFNAYNGEYTNLINAGVIDPTKVVRTALQDAASVAGLVITTEAMIAEIPEEKGGESQGAGAAGGMGGMGGMGGMGF; translated from the coding sequence ATGGCTGCCAAAGATATTCGTTTCAGCCAGGACGCTCGCCAGCGCATGCTGCGCGGCGTCGATACCCTGGCCGACGCCCTGAAGGTCACGCTCGGTCCCAAGGGCCGCAACGTCGTGCTCGACAAGTCCTTCGGCTCGCCGCGCTCCACGAAGGACGGCGTCACCGTCGCCAAGGAAGTCGAGCTTCAGGACAAGTTCGAGAACATGGGCGCGCAGATGGTGCGCGAGGTGTCGTCCAAGACCAGCGACGTCGCCGGTGACGGCACCACGACCGCGACCATCCTGGCCCGCGCCATCGTGCGCGAGGGCGCCAAGGCCGTCGCGGCCGGCATGAACCCGATGGACCTGAAGCGCGGCATCGACAAGGCCGTCGAAAAGGTCACCGAGGACATCCGCTCGCGTTCCCGCGAGGTCTCCACGAGCGAGGAGATCTCCCAGATCGGCACGATCTCCGCCAACGGCGACACCGAAATCGGCCGCATGCTCTCCGACGCCATGGAGAAGGTCGGCAAGGACGGCGTCATCACGGTCGAAGAGGGCAAGTCCCTGGAGACCGAGCTGGACGTCGTCGAGGGCATGCAGTTCGACCGCGGGTATCTCTCGCCGTACTTCGTGACCGACAGCGAGAAGATGCTCTGCGAGCTCGAGAACCCCTACATCCTGCTGCACGAGAAGAAGATGAGCAGCCTGCAGCCCGTGCTGCCGCTGCTCGAGAGCGTCGTGCAGGCCGGCCGTCCGCTGCTCATGATCGCGGAGGACGTCGAGGGTGAGGCGCTGGCCACGCTGGTGGTCAACAAGCTGCGCGGCGGCCTCAAGGTCGCGGCCGTGAAGGCGCCCGGCTTCGGCGATCGCCGCAAGGCCATGCTCGAGGACATCGCCATCCTCACCGGCGGCCAGGTGGTCTCCGACGAGCTGGGCGTGAAGCTGGAGAACGTCACGCTCGACATGCTCGGCGAGGCCAAGCGCGTCTCGATCTCCAAGGACGAGACCACGATCGTCGGCGGCTCCGGCAAGAAGGCCGAGATCGAGGAGCGCTCCAAGCAGATCCGCGCGCAGATCGAGGAGACCTCCTCCGACTACGACCGCGAGAAGCTCCAGGAGCGCCTGGCGAAGCTCGCGGGCGGCGTGGCCGTCATCAAGGTCGGCGGCGCCACCGAGGTCGAGGTCAAGGAGCGCAAGGACCGCGTGGACGACGCCATGCACGCCACGCGCGCGGCCGTCGAGGAGGGCATCGTGCCCGGTGGCGGCACGGCGCTGCTGTACTCGACCAAGGCGCTCGAGGGCGTCACCGGCGAGAACGAGGACCAGACCGTTGGTGTGGACATCGTCCGCCGCGCGCTCCAGTCCCCGGTGCGCCAGATCGCGGAGAACGCCGGCTACGACGGCTCCGTGATCGCCGGCAAGCTGCTGGAGCAGGACAACAAGGACTACGGCTTCAACGCCTACAACGGCGAGTACACCAACCTGATCAACGCCGGCGTCATCGACCCGACCAAGGTCGTGCGCACGGCGCTGCAGGACGCCGCCTCGGTCGCCGGCCTGGTGATCACCACCGAGGCCATGATCGCCGAGATCCCCGAGGAGAAGGGCGGCGAGAGCCAGGGCGCCGGTGCCGCTGGCGGCATGGGCGGCATGGGCGGCATGGGTGGCATGGGCTTCTAA
- a CDS encoding inositol monophosphatase family protein has product MHLDPETVRKLIADVAAREITPRFRALSHGEVRQKKPGDLVTIADEAAEERLEAALTALVPDSVCVGEEAAARDRGVLDVLQEHRPVWVIDPVDGTGNFAHGRTPFAVMVALVEGGETLAAWIHDPIAGWTASAERGGGAWLNGERLQVATPPADPLALRGTLHVGSHGNRGIQRQVNHGRNHLGVVKSQRCAGAEYVMLARGEQDYGLFTKLEPWDHAPGALILTEAGGVARLLDGLPYSPGAPRTNGLLLAANEATWSRVYATLFGDAPATNEA; this is encoded by the coding sequence ATGCACCTCGATCCCGAAACCGTCCGCAAGCTGATCGCCGATGTCGCGGCACGCGAGATTACGCCCCGCTTCCGGGCGCTGAGCCACGGCGAGGTGCGCCAGAAAAAGCCCGGCGATCTCGTCACGATCGCGGATGAAGCCGCGGAGGAACGCCTGGAAGCGGCGCTGACGGCGCTGGTGCCGGATTCCGTCTGCGTCGGCGAAGAGGCGGCCGCGCGCGACCGCGGCGTGCTCGACGTGCTGCAGGAACACCGGCCGGTCTGGGTCATCGACCCCGTGGACGGCACGGGCAACTTCGCCCACGGGCGCACGCCCTTCGCCGTCATGGTGGCGCTGGTGGAAGGTGGGGAGACGCTGGCCGCGTGGATCCACGACCCCATCGCGGGCTGGACGGCCTCGGCCGAACGGGGTGGCGGCGCCTGGCTGAACGGCGAGCGCCTGCAGGTCGCTACGCCGCCCGCCGATCCCCTTGCGCTGCGCGGAACGCTGCACGTGGGCAGCCACGGGAACCGCGGGATCCAGCGTCAGGTCAACCACGGCCGCAATCACCTGGGCGTGGTGAAGAGCCAGCGCTGCGCCGGCGCTGAATACGTAATGCTGGCGCGCGGCGAGCAGGATTACGGCCTGTTCACCAAGCTGGAGCCGTGGGATCATGCGCCGGGCGCGCTTATCCTGACCGAAGCGGGCGGAGTGGCGCGCCTGCTGGACGGCCTCCCGTACAGCCCCGGCGCGCCGCGCACCAATGGCCTGCTGCTCGCGGCCAATGAGGCAACGTGGTCGCGGGTTTACGCGACGCTCTTCGGCGACGCGCCGGCGACCAACGAGGCGTAA
- a CDS encoding SDR family oxidoreductase, giving the protein MTMDEQRIDPATLTVLVTGATSGFGEATARRFAHAGARVIAAGRRKERLDELAEELGTDQVMPLQLDVRDREAVFSALADLPDSVDVLVNNAGLALGLEGAADADLDDWETMVDTNCKGLMYCSRALLPGMRERDRGHIFNLGSIAGSYPYPGGNVYGASKAFAHQFSLNLRADLLGSHVRVTSIEPGQAHTEFSLVRFKGDSEKAEKAYEGFDPLTGDDVAETIFWAATLPWHVNINRLEVMPTMQAFGPLRFHRES; this is encoded by the coding sequence ATGACCATGGACGAGCAGCGCATCGACCCCGCCACGCTCACCGTCCTGGTGACGGGCGCCACCTCCGGCTTCGGCGAAGCCACCGCCCGCCGCTTCGCCCACGCGGGCGCGCGCGTGATCGCCGCCGGCCGGCGCAAGGAGCGCCTGGACGAGCTGGCCGAAGAGCTCGGCACGGATCAGGTCATGCCGCTCCAGCTGGACGTGCGCGACCGCGAGGCGGTGTTCAGCGCGCTGGCGGACCTGCCGGACAGCGTGGACGTCCTGGTCAACAACGCCGGGCTGGCGCTCGGGTTGGAAGGTGCGGCCGACGCCGACCTGGACGACTGGGAAACCATGGTCGACACGAACTGCAAGGGCCTGATGTACTGCTCTCGGGCCCTGCTTCCGGGCATGCGGGAACGCGACCGCGGCCACATCTTCAACCTCGGCTCCATCGCCGGCAGCTACCCCTACCCCGGCGGCAACGTCTACGGCGCGTCCAAGGCCTTCGCCCACCAGTTCTCGCTGAATCTGCGCGCGGATCTGCTGGGCTCGCACGTGCGCGTGACCAGCATCGAACCCGGTCAGGCGCACACCGAGTTCTCGCTCGTCCGCTTCAAGGGCGACAGCGAAAAAGCCGAAAAAGCCTACGAAGGGTTCGATCCGCTGACGGGCGATGACGTGGCGGAAACCATCTTCTGGGCGGCCACCCTGCCCTGGCACGTCAACATCAACCGCCTGGAAGTGATGCCCACGATGCAGGCGTTCGGCCCGCTGCGCTTTCACCGGGAAAGCTGA
- the mazG gene encoding nucleoside triphosphate pyrophosphohydrolase: protein MHDRTAQSSGIDRLVQVMARLRDPDSGCPWDIEQTFDTIAPYTIEEAHEVAEAIRNGDMDELRDELGDLLLQVVYHARIAEEDGHFDFETVANHVADKMIQRHPHVFGNDVVTTAEAQSVNWEAQKARERAERAAKYGREPSALEGIALGFPALMRAWKLQKRAARVGFDWSDARAVLDKVDEELAEVRAEIDAGTGHDRLQDELGDLLFTVANLARKLGVDPEGALRETNAKFERRFRGVEQRLAREGRDPADQALDDLEAHWKAVKHAERAGGAADDSDGSQSA, encoded by the coding sequence ATGCATGATCGCACCGCCCAATCCAGCGGCATCGACCGGCTCGTCCAGGTGATGGCGCGCCTGCGGGACCCGGACTCCGGCTGCCCGTGGGACATCGAGCAGACCTTCGACACCATCGCGCCCTACACCATCGAAGAGGCACACGAGGTCGCCGAAGCCATCCGCAACGGCGACATGGACGAGTTGCGCGACGAGCTTGGCGACCTGCTGCTCCAGGTCGTCTACCACGCGCGCATCGCCGAGGAAGACGGCCACTTCGACTTCGAGACGGTCGCCAACCACGTCGCCGACAAGATGATCCAGCGCCATCCGCACGTCTTCGGCAACGACGTGGTGACGACGGCCGAAGCCCAGTCGGTCAACTGGGAAGCCCAGAAAGCCCGCGAACGCGCCGAGCGCGCGGCGAAATACGGCCGCGAGCCGAGCGCGCTGGAGGGCATCGCGCTCGGCTTCCCCGCGCTCATGCGCGCCTGGAAGCTGCAGAAGCGCGCGGCGCGCGTCGGCTTCGACTGGTCGGACGCGCGGGCCGTGCTGGACAAGGTGGACGAGGAGCTGGCCGAAGTGCGCGCCGAGATCGACGCGGGCACGGGCCACGACCGCCTGCAGGACGAGCTGGGCGACCTGCTCTTCACCGTGGCCAATCTTGCGCGCAAACTGGGCGTCGACCCCGAGGGGGCGCTGCGCGAAACCAACGCCAAGTTCGAGCGCCGGTTCCGCGGCGTGGAGCAGCGCCTGGCGCGCGAGGGCCGTGACCCCGCCGATCAGGCGCTCGACGATCTGGAAGCCCACTGGAAGGCCGTGAAGCACGCCGAACGGGCCGGCGGCGCGGCGGACGACAGCGACGGATCCCAGTCAGCATGA